GGTAAAAACATAATAGCAAAGTCGGTTGTATGTGGCGCGTCAATATACTTCTCACAAATATCTCTCGCCGATTTTTTAATGGCGTACTCCAATTCTTTAGAGGTCGCATCAATTTTTGCTAAATCTCCAACCTCGTAGGCATCAACTAAAGCATGATATTTATCCATGGGAAACTTAGAGTCAATTGGAAGGAGTAAATCGGCGTGGCTGGCATCTTTGGAAGGAATTTTAATGGCAAATTCCACAGGCATATTAGACCCTGCTTTAGTGATGACATTTTTAACATACTGACCGGTAGTTAGGATTTGTTCTAGAATATTTTCCAATTGAATTTCTCCCATCACTCCTCGCGTTTTTACATTAGAGAGAACCTTTTTTAAATCGCCAACTCCAGTTGCTAAATTTTGCATTTCTCCTAAGCCTTTATGAACTAGCTCCAATCGTTCGCTGACTAATTTAAAGGATTCTCCCAGTCTCTTCTCTAAAGTTTGATGAAGTTTTTCGTCCACAGTTTTTCTCATCTCCTCCAATTTTGCGCTATTGTCCTCTTGAATTGATTTAAGCTTGGTGTCAACCATGGTAGATAAACCTGCTACTTGTTTAAAAAGAGTATCACCAAAATTTTTAAAGTTGTTGGACAGCTCTTCGCGATTAGTCCGTAAATTAGTGGCGGTTTCCTCGCGACTTTTCAAAAAATCATCTTTAAATCCGGAACTTATTTTTTCAAAGGCTTTGGCAATAATCTCGTCAAAATCGGTTTTATTGGTGGATTTTAAATGAAAATAGATATCAACGGTGACAAGAACAAGTAAAAGAATCAAAAGTATTATTTCTATCATGAGTTTATTTTAACCCAAACTGGAATCAATGGAAATCGGTTTCTTTTCGGGTGACACCCGTAAAAAAAAGTTTATTGCGAACAAATAAAAAAATCGCCTCCCTCTGCTTTTTGTCTTTTAGGACATGGTAGAACCCTGGAGCGACGGAGACCCCGACAATCAAAACTATAATAGGCAATAGATATTTATCTACTCCGGGGATCATACTACCTAAAAAATAACCGGCGTAAGATATCCCCACTGCCCAAAAGAATCCGCCAAAAACATTGTAGGAAATAAAGGTGGAGTATTTCATGTTGCCAATGCCGGCAATTATTGGAGCAAAGGTGCGAATTATGGGAATGAATCGTGCCAAAATAATCGTCTTTTTGCCGTGCTTTTCGTAAAATTGTTCGGCTTTCTCTAAATTTTCTTTATGAAAAAACACAGAATCTTTTTTATGGAATAATTTGCGCCCAAATTTGTGACCTATTTCGTATCCTGCGGAATCACCAGCAACCGCTCCAATAAAGCAGAGCAATGCCAAAAGCTCAATGTTAAA
This window of the Patescibacteria group bacterium genome carries:
- the rmuC gene encoding DNA recombination protein RmuC, coding for MIEIILLILLLVLVTVDIYFHLKSTNKTDFDEIIAKAFEKISSGFKDDFLKSREETATNLRTNREELSNNFKNFGDTLFKQVAGLSTMVDTKLKSIQEDNSAKLEEMRKTVDEKLHQTLEKRLGESFKLVSERLELVHKGLGEMQNLATGVGDLKKVLSNVKTRGVMGEIQLENILEQILTTGQYVKNVITKAGSNMPVEFAIKIPSKDASHADLLLPIDSKFPMDKYHALVDAYEVGDLAKIDATSKELEYAIKKSARDICEKYIDAPHTTDFAIMFLPVEGLYAEIARRNTLYEGIRRDYKVVISGPTTLVATLSSLQMGFRTLAIEKRSSEVWQTLGEVKTEFDKFGGVLEKAKTKINEAGKEIDNLVGTRTRVIQSKLKKVGEFPTADEKLKLPGT
- a CDS encoding VTT domain-containing protein, with translation MDLKTILPAIGYIGIFAIVFAESGLLIGFFLPGDSLLFTAGFLASQGIFNIELLALLCFIGAVAGDSAGYEIGHKFGRKLFHKKDSVFFHKENLEKAEQFYEKHGKKTIILARFIPIIRTFAPIIAGIGNMKYSTFISYNVFGGFFWAVGISYAGYFLGSMIPGVDKYLLPIIVLIVGVSVAPGFYHVLKDKKQREAIFLFVRNKLFFTGVTRKETDFH